A stretch of Aedes aegypti strain LVP_AGWG chromosome 2, AaegL5.0 Primary Assembly, whole genome shotgun sequence DNA encodes these proteins:
- the LOC5571854 gene encoding protein l(2)37Cc — protein sequence MATQFLNRIGQLGLGVAIVGGVVNSALYNVDGGHRAVIFDRFTGVKQQVSGEGTHFFVPWVQRPIIFDIRSQPRNVPVVTGSKDLQNVNITLRILFRPIPDQLPKIYTILGQDYDERVLPSITTEVLKAVVAQFDAGELITQREMVSQKVSDDLTERAAQFGVILDDISITHLTFGKEFTQAVEMKQVAQQEAEKARFMVEKAEQMKKAAIISAEGDAEAAALLAKSFADSGDGLVELRRIEAAEDIAYQMSRSRGVAYLPAGQTTLLQLPQ from the exons ATGGCCACACAATTCCTGAACCGTATCGGCCAGCTTGGACTGGGAGTCGCGATCGTCGGCGGAGTCGTCAATTCAGCGTTATATAATG TTGATGGTGGCCACCGGGCTGTAATCTTCGATCGTTTTACCGGAGTCAAGCAGCAGGTCTCTGGCGAGGGAACCCATTTCTTCGTTCCGTGGGTTCAGCGACCGATCATCTTCGATATCCGATCCCAGCCTAGAAACGTTCCGGTCGTGACCGGAAGTAAGGATTTGCAAAACGTGAACATCACGCTGCGTATTCTGTTCCGGCCAATTCCCGACCAGCTGCCGAAAATCTACACCATTCTGGGTCAGGATTACGACGAGCGTGTTCTGCCATCAATTACCACTGAAGTCTTGAAAGCAGTCGTGGCGCAATTCGATGCCGGAGAGTTGATCACCCAACGTGAGATGGTCTCACAGAAGGTGTCCGATGATTTGACGGAACGTGCCGCCCAGTTCGGAGTGATTCTGGACGATATTTCCATCACGCATTTGACCTTCGGCAAGGAATTCACACAGGCCGTCGAAATGAAACAGGTCGCTCAACAGGAAGCCGAGAAGGCCCGGTTCATGGTCGAGAAGGCCGAACAGATGAAGAAGGCTGCCATCATTTCGGCCGAGGGTGACGCCGAAGCTGCTGCCCTGCTGGCGAAATCGTTTGCCGATAGCGGTGATGGCTTGGTTGAACTGCGAAGAATCGAAGCCGCGGAAGACATTGCCTACCAGATGAGCCGGTCCCGAGGTGTGGCCTATCTGCCGGCTGGACAAACGACACTGCTCCAGTTGCCACAGTAA